The following proteins are encoded in a genomic region of Drosophila willistoni isolate 14030-0811.24 chromosome 2L unlocalized genomic scaffold, UCI_dwil_1.1 Seg196, whole genome shotgun sequence:
- the LOC6640620 gene encoding uncharacterized protein LOC6640620 isoform X6, protein MDLSLERDSSALGSLFQQIINDMKNTSPLWEDFVAKASKLHTCLRAAIQAIAAYLDAFQKIADAATNSRGASKEIGTALTRVCLRHKAVETRLKTFTSAIMDCLVQPLQDKIEDWKRTVATIDKDHAKEYKRCRSELKKRSSDTLRLQKKARKGQTDGLQSLMDSHMQDVTLRRAELEEVEKKSLRSAMVEERLRYCSFVHMLQPVVHEECEVMSELGHLQEAMQSIALVTKEPNVLPQASEELIHDAKASINLYPESPGGGSGSQGGGCSNSLGSRKSSVCSISSMNSSGSSNSPGHHHYQRSLSQASTSTNQTHAVSTWPPHSQDVVDTLPPTADRPHTISTAYEKGHQRPPLTVYTFQNPETIHESSGSGNMVATNGGSNGNNGNGGNGSGQNTPATQKSPAATLSRPPLPVRCSSLERPLSAQSNHRQGSGNLLQRQCPSPIPAHITKELSAAHHAQQQQQQQSQQQQQQSQQQQQQTVPPTYVNMSELANMAALKLTNQQQQQQQQQQQQQQPAAKPSPPPLQQQSSIDSIGSQHSNDSSSGQLHHQQQQHHHNHQHHNQHNPSLQLASTRSHSISSSVSSNSHPSIDSAVAASLMGHHNATNSNTTTTTTPSSGSSTPQNHYSPLLTQSPTSTAAGTPSAASSTGLGFVYQVNSPTPPTSEILKITEQSAGSVDGGETATTETDERSRASVLQKASMFEKAAAAATSPPLPVGPIAGSVAPNGGRRSEEMRAAEQQEMDSFQREIDEGKGKHNNSASSNSNNNNNSNNNGSLSSSDNNNILATSNIDLCAISNQTNSSGCGTDISDTNSDEHLQQHHDHREQHDASDSELSRCYVSETSSLTAGYENPTFAHLSREDHPYNNGSVGTGYAGASDTISLCASSDSVCLGQPRHAYVDTCSDSGSAVVVIYDHQIPNTPDVEFVKQNSEIVVLRTKDPQSQLQMHEMRELQQLPTNLAGSPESSPDSTKPSMQPPTATVAPAKQRLSSFRASSEQQLQLLGRSSPQRGKDKVKDQQPGTIDEPTVKRTTLPPKPTSLSIFNGPTPPPTSDKPLIPRKSDFKADLDAKIRRQKLKVQQQLQQKQQQQQQEQLPQQLLQQHQQQATTHSPQSPPTARNCNVTNQAAVVITSSSSIPSTTTLLNSNPNHRMPNITATFNHKTPTTTSEPPPPSSSSSSSTSISSSSISPSVNALAPAVPARPPQPQPQTQPLSTPPIPIPSQAKPCITPRPASLSSSLGGGGGGAMGGGSTRIARRSSINQAKPPPPVRRSSSVTPSPNATMGPPPTNLHYQQQAQLSSSSEHLPPPPAFMLDAHHNITPPMPMMPPLALPSPPTSMPSSALKVSETVRALAAMRHQPASPVALRRMQQQQQQQQHHPQQPQQPQQPFIQSLHNFSPSNDETTDYEAYYNSYMELHAYAEAVNQGQKPYNGQQQQTQLHPPPHHNHQQPLSPTPPPYHAPPQADAPSFRTSSPASGGNNGGGIYAQPKLVNSMSSFRTSSPSPNGHAAAAAAHPLPPTQPKANPNLIAQLNARLNSNKQHTTDGGGGIYGNHQQQQQQHQQQQQQSGGVVGDSIYMRSGGMSHLPQQQHFDAAAQVSSLRQAPQQHPHQQQQQQQQQQQQHYTCPPPLEDPPPPPIYSAGSSATMPKKMPRAAHAGQNASHMMSAYAASGSGSTATLPKNIIQQQRLQQQQQQQQQQQYQQPQGIGNGNGHPNQRPQLPLPQQQQKLRAAQQQQHLMDQQRQPPIPSRHSSVQQKIFVSTNPFIQTTAVKFHSPSASPTCGSPVTGSSLASIYATTARGSHHHQQQQQQQLQQQLQQQQQQHYYRDVAGGNSNGYNNHNVHAHTHNVHAHHPNYATNSTNIEKTGSIRAKTKAEFLENLNAKLAKQGMSGRAFAVRNLINSKALPDPRICHESLMDQIKRGAPLKRNQKINDRSAPKIH, encoded by the exons AATACTTCACCACTTTGGGAGGATTTTGTGGCAAAGGCCAGCAAGTTGCACACATGTTTACG AGCTGCCATTCAGGCAATTGCCGCCTATTTGGATGCCTTCCAAAAGATTGCCGATGCGGCCACCAATTCAAGAG GTGCATCAAAGGAAATTGGCACAGCCCTGACGCGCGTCTGTCTGCGTCACAAGGCGGTCGAGACACGTTTAAAGACCTTCACTAGCGCCATTATGGACTGTTTGGTACAACCGTTGCAGGATAAAATTGAAGATTGGAAACGTACAGTGGCCACCATCGATAAGGATCATGCCAAAGAGTATAAACGTTGCCGCAGTGAGCTCAAAAAACGTTCCAGCGATACATTGCGTCTGCAAAAGAAGGCTCGCAAGGGTCAAACCGATGGCCTACAATCTCTGATGGACTCTCACATGCAAGATGTGACATTGCGGCGAGCCGAACTCGAGGAGGTTGAAAAGAAGTCACTTCGTTCGGCCATGGTGGAGGAGCGTTTACGTTATTGCAGTTTTGTGCATATGTTGCAGCCGGTGGTCCACGAAGAATGTGAAGTTATGTCCGAATTGGGTCATCTACag GAAGCCATGCAATCTATTGCATTGGTAACCAAGGAGCCGAATGTTCTGCCGCAGGCCTCCGAGGAGCTTATACATGATGCCAAGGCCAGCATTAATCTATATCCAGAATCACCAGGCGGTGGTTCGGGTTCCCAGGGTGGCGGTTGCTCCAATTCCTTGGGTTCACGTAAAAGTTCCGTTTGCTCCATTAGCAGTATGAATAGCAGCGGTTCAAGCAATTCACCTGGTCATCATCACTATCAACGCTCTCTGTCGCAG GCCTCGACTTCAACTAATCAGACACATGCCGTTTCCACTTGGCCACCACATTCCCAGGACGTTGTGGACACTCTACCACCCACAGCAGATCGTCCACATACCATTTCCACGGCCTATGAGAAGGGACATCAACGTCCGCCATTGACTGTCTATACATTTCAAAATCCAGAGACCATACATGAATCGAGCGGTAGTGGTAATATGGTGGCTACCAATGGTGGTAGTAATGGTAATAATGGAAATGGTGGCAATGGATCTGGTCAAAATACACCAGCAACTCAGAAGTCTCCAGCTGCAACTCTAAGTCGGCCTCCTTTGCCTGTT CGCTGCTCCTCATTGGAACGTCCTCTGTCTGCGCAGAGTAATCATCGACAGGGTAGTGGCAACTTGTTGCAACGTCAGTGCCCCTCGCCCATACCAGCTCATATCACTAAAG AGCTGTCCGCAGCCCATCAtgcacagcagcagcagcagcaacaatcacaacagcagcagcagcaatcacaacaacagcagcagcagacggTACCGCCCACTTATGTTAACATGTCCGAGTTGGCCAACATGGCAGCTTTAAAACTAAcgaaccaacaacaacaacagcaacagcagcagcagcaacaacaacaaccagcaGCAAAGCCATCGCCACCGCCTCTGCAGCAACAGAGTTCCATAGATTCTATAGGCTCGCAGCATTCCAATGATTCATCATCGGGCCAATTGcaccaccaacagcagcagcaccaccacaaTCACCAACACCACAACCAACACAATCCATCATTACAATTAGCCAGCACACGCTCCCATTCCATATCCTCGTCGGTGTCCTCGAATTCGCATCCTTCGATCGACTCTGCTGTGGCTGCTTCGCTTATGGGTCATCATAATGCCACCAATAGCAACACTACCACCACCACAACACCGTCCAGTGGCAGCTCAACGCCACAGAATCACTATTCCCCACTGTTAACTCAATCACCCACATCCACTGCTGCAGGTACACCCTCGGCTGCCAGTAGCACGGGCCTGGGTTTTGTCTATCAGGTGAATTCCCCGACACCGCCCACCAGTGAGATTCTAAAGATCACCGAGCAATCGGCTGGATCAGTCGACGGAGGGGAAACGGCAACCACAGAGACTGACGAAAGATCGCGTGCCTCCGTCTTGCAAAAGGCTTCAATGTTTGAAaaagcagcggcagcggcaacaTCGCCACCTCTGCCTGTTGGCCCTATTGCCGGTTCGGTGGCCCCCAATGGCGGTAGACGTTCCGAGGAGATGCGAGCAGCCGAACAACAGGAAATGG ACTCGTTTCAACGTGAGATCGATGAGGGCAAGGGCAAGCACAACAACAGcgccagcagcaacagtaacaacaacaacaatagtaACAACAATGGCAGTCTGAGCAGCAGTGATAACAACAACATATTGGCCACCAGCAACATTGATCTCTGCGCCATTAGCAATCAAACAAATTCCAGCGGCTGTGGCACCGATATATCCGATACCAATTCCGATGAACATCTCCAGCAACATCATGATCATCGTGAGCAACACGATGCCAGCGATTCGGAGCTGAGTCGTTGCTATGTGAGCGAGACGAGTTCGCTGACCGCTGGCTATGAGAATCCCACATTTGCCCATTTATCCCGCGAAGATCATCCATATAACAATGGCAGCGTCGGAACGGGCTATGCGGGAGCCTCGGATACCATATCGTTGTGTGCCTCATCGGATAGCGTGTGTCTGGGTCAGCCGCGACATGCCTATGTGGATACTTGCAGTGATAGCGGTAGCGCTGTGGTTGTGATCTATGATCATCAAATCCCTAACACACCGGATGTGGAATTTGTTAAACAGAATTCCGAAATAGTTGTCTTACGCACAAAAGATCCACAATCGCAATTGCAAATGCACGAGATGCGTGAATTGCAGCAATTGCCAACGAATCTAGCCGGTTCACCAGAATCATCGCCAGATTCAACAAAACCATCCATGCAGCCGCCGACAGCAACTGTGGCGCCCGCTAAGCAGCGACTCTCCTCGTTTCGTGCATCCAGTGAGCAGCAGTTGCAGTTACTTGGACGCAGTAGTCCGCAAAGAGGTAAAGATAAGGTTAAAGATCAACAGCCAGGGACAATAGACGAACCAACGGTGAAACGTACCACATTGCCACCAAAACCAACCAGCCTTAGCATTTTCAATGGTCCTACTCCTCCTCCAACAAGTGATAAACCTTTAATACCAAGAAAATCGGattttaaagccgatttagaTGCAAAAATACGCCGGCAAAAGCTAAAAGTTCAACAGCAATTgcaacagaagcagcagcaacagcagcaagaaCAACTACCACAGCAACTAttacaacaacatcagcaacaagcaacaacacaCTCACCACAGTCGCCCCCAACAGCAAGAAACTGTAATGTCACTAATCAAGCAGCCGTTGTTATAACATCCTCATCATCCATACCATCAACCACAACATTATTGAACTCAAATCCAAATCATAGAATGCCAAACATAACAGCAACATTTAACCATAAGACGCCCACAACAACATCtgaaccaccaccaccatcatcatcatcatcatcttctacatcaatatcatcatcatcaatatcTCCATCAGTCAATGCTCTTGCCCCCGCTGTGCCCGCCAGACCACCTCAGCCACAACCTCAAACTCAGCCACTTTCAACTCcaccaataccaataccaTCCCAAGCCAAGCCGTGTATTACGCCCAGGCCGGCCTCGTTGTCGTCTTCGTTGG gaggaggaggcggaggagcaatGGGCGGTGGTTCAACGCGCATAGCACGACGATCATCCATCAATCAGGCAAAACCACCGCCACCAGTTAGACGCAGTTCATCAGTCACACCCAGTCCCAATGCCACCATGGGG CCACCACCAACAAATCTTCACTATCAGCAACAAGCACAGCTAAGCAGCTCCAGTGAGCATCTGCCGCCACCACCAGCATTTATGTTGGATGCTCATCATAATATAACACCGCCAATGCCAATGATGCCACCGTTAGCTTTGCCTTCGCCACCAACAAGTATGCCCAGTTCAGCATTGAAAGTATCGGAAACTGTAAGAGCATTGGCGGCCATGAGGCATCAGCCAGCTTCGCCAGTGGCTTTGAGGcgcatgcaacaacaacaacaacagcagcaacatcatccgCAGCAGCCGCAACAACCTCAACAGCCTTTCATTCAG TCCCTGCACAACTTTTCCCCGTCAAACGATGAAACCACCGACTATGAAGCTTACTATAATTCCTATATGGAGCTGCATGCCTATGCAGAGGCTGTGAATCAAGGTCAAAAGCCATACAacggacaacagcagcaaacgcAATTGCATCCGCCTCCGCATCATAATCATCAGCAACCTTTGTCGCCTACACCGCCGCCCTATCATGCCCCACCACAGGCAGATGCACCT TCGTTCCGCACATCATCACCCGCCTCGGGAGGCAACAATGGCGGCGGCATTTATGCTCAACCCAAACTGGTCAATAGCATGTCCAGTTTTCGCACTAGCAGTCCAAGTCCAAATGGACatgcggcagcagcagcggctcACCCACTGCCACCGACACAGCCCAAGGCAAATCCGAATCTAATTGCACAGCTCAATGCACGACTCAACAGTAATAAGCAACATACTACTGATGGTGGAGGAGGAATCTATGGtaaccaccagcagcagcaacaacaacaccaacagcagcagcagcaatctgGAGGAGTTGTGGGCGATTCAATTTATATGCGCAGTGGCGGAATGTCGCATTTGCCACAGCAGCAACACTTTGACG CAGCTGCCCAAGTCTCAAGCCTGCGACAGGCCCCACAGCAACATCcccatcaacaacaacaacaacagcagcagcagcaacaacaacattataCTTGCCCACCACCTCTAGAAGATCCACCACCACCGCCCATTTATTCGGCTGGCTCTTCGGCCACTATGCCCAAGAAAATGCCACGTGCTGCCCATGCTGGACAGAATGCTTCACATATGATGAGCGCCTATGCTGCCTCTGGGTCTGGATCGACAGCAACATTGCCAAAGAATATCATACAACAGCAACGattacaacaacagcagcaacagcagcagcagcagcaatatcAACAGCCACAAGGTAtaggcaatggcaatggacATCCTAATCAGCGTCCACAATTGCCATTAccgcaacagcaacagaaactGCGAGCtgcacaacagcagcaacatttgATGGACCAACAACGGCAACCGCCCATACCCTCACGTCATTCCAGTGTGCAGCAAAAGATATTCGTCTCAACGAATCCATTTATACAGACAACAGCCGTCAAGTTTCATTCGCCTTCGGCCTCGCCCACTTGTGGCTCACCGGTAACTGGATCCTCTTTGGCTAGCATTTATGCCACAACCGCGCGTGGtagccatcatcatcaacagcagcaacaacagcaactacaacaacaacttcaacaacaacaacaacagcattaTTATCGCGATGTTGCTGGGGGCAATAGCAATGGCTACAACAATCACAATGTCCATGCCCACACCCACAATGTCCATGCCCATCATCCAA ACTATGCCACAAATAGCACAAATATTGAAAAGACTGGCAGTATAAGGGCCAAAACAAAGGCTGAATTCCTTGAGAATCTCAATGCTAAATTGGCCAAGCAAGGCATGTCTGGACGTGCATTTGCCGTACGTAATCTCATCAATAGTAAGGCCTTG cCGGATCCTCGTATTTGTCATGAGTCGCTGATGGATCAAATAAAACGCGGAGCCCCCTTGAAACGTAATCAGAAGATTAATGATCGCAGTGCTCcaaaaatacattaa
- the LOC6640620 gene encoding putative uncharacterized protein DDB_G0291608 isoform X14 → MDLSLERDSSALGSLFQQIINDMKNTSPLWEDFVAKASKLHTCLRAAIQAIAAYLDAFQKIADAATNSRGASKEIGTALTRVCLRHKAVETRLKTFTSAIMDCLVQPLQDKIEDWKRTVATIDKDHAKEYKRCRSELKKRSSDTLRLQKKARKGQTDGLQSLMDSHMQDVTLRRAELEEVEKKSLRSAMVEERLRYCSFVHMLQPVVHEECEVMSELGHLQEAMQSIALVTKEPNVLPQASEELIHDAKASINLYPESPGGGSGSQGGGCSNSLGSRKSSVCSISSMNSSGSSNSPGHHHYQRSLSQFVTPAIRLKPGESSDSGFCSSPALTTQASTSTNQTHAVSTWPPHSQDVVDTLPPTADRPHTISTAYEKGHQRPPLTVYTFQNPETIHESSGSGNMVATNGGSNGNNGNGGNGSGQNTPATQKSPAATLSRPPLPVKPAHVRCSSLERPLSAQSNHRQGSGNLLQRQCPSPIPAHITKELSAAHHAQQQQQQQSQQQQQQSQQQQQQTVPPTYVNMSELANMAALKLTNQQQQQQQQQQQQQQPAAKPSPPPLQQQSSIDSIGSQHSNDSSSGQLHHQQQQHHHNHQHHNQHNPSLQLASTRSHSISSSVSSNSHPSIDSAVAASLMGHHNATNSNTTTTTTPSSGSSTPQNHYSPLLTQSPTSTAAGTPSAASSTGLGFVYQVNSPTPPTSEILKITEQSAGSVDGGETATTETDERSRASVLQKASMFEKAAAAATSPPLPVGPIAGSVAPNGGRRSEEMRAAEQQEMDKSFEDSIQALNNLIGELDSFQREIDEGKGKHNNSASSNSNNNNNSNNNGSLSSSDNNNILATSNIDLCAISNQTNSSGCGTDISDTNSDEHLQQHHDHREQHDASDSELSRCYVSETSSLTAGYENPTFAHLSREDHPYNNGSVGTGYAGASDTISLCASSDSVCLGQPRHAYVDTCSDSGSAVVVIYDHQIPNTPDVEFVKQNSEIVVLRTKDPQSQLQMHEMRELQQLPTNLAGSPESSPDSTKPSMQPPTATVAPAKQRLSSFRASSEQQLQLLGRSSPQRGKDKVKDQQPGTIDEPTVKRTTLPPKPTSLSIFNGPTPPPTSDKPLIPRKSDFKADLDAKIRRQKLKVQQQLQQKQQQQQQEQLPQQLLQQHQQQATTHSPQSPPTARNCNVTNQAAVVITSSSSIPSTTTLLNSNPNHRMPNITATFNHKTPTTTSEPPPPSSSSSSSTSISSSSISPSVNALAPAVPARPPQPQPQTQPLSTPPIPIPSQAKPCITPRPASLSSSLGGGGGGAMGGGSTRIARRSSINQAKPPPPVRRSSSVTPSPNATMGSFRTSSPASGGNNGGGIYAQPKLVNSMSSFRTSSPSPNGHAAAAAAHPLPPTQPKANPNLIAQLNARLNSNKQHTTDGGGGIYGNHQQQQQQHQQQQQQSGGVVGDSIYMRSGGMSHLPQQQHFDDYATNSTNIEKTGSIRAKTKAEFLENLNAKLAKQGMSGRAFAVRNLINSKALPDPRICHESLMDQIKRGAPLKRNQKINDRSAPKIH, encoded by the exons AATACTTCACCACTTTGGGAGGATTTTGTGGCAAAGGCCAGCAAGTTGCACACATGTTTACG AGCTGCCATTCAGGCAATTGCCGCCTATTTGGATGCCTTCCAAAAGATTGCCGATGCGGCCACCAATTCAAGAG GTGCATCAAAGGAAATTGGCACAGCCCTGACGCGCGTCTGTCTGCGTCACAAGGCGGTCGAGACACGTTTAAAGACCTTCACTAGCGCCATTATGGACTGTTTGGTACAACCGTTGCAGGATAAAATTGAAGATTGGAAACGTACAGTGGCCACCATCGATAAGGATCATGCCAAAGAGTATAAACGTTGCCGCAGTGAGCTCAAAAAACGTTCCAGCGATACATTGCGTCTGCAAAAGAAGGCTCGCAAGGGTCAAACCGATGGCCTACAATCTCTGATGGACTCTCACATGCAAGATGTGACATTGCGGCGAGCCGAACTCGAGGAGGTTGAAAAGAAGTCACTTCGTTCGGCCATGGTGGAGGAGCGTTTACGTTATTGCAGTTTTGTGCATATGTTGCAGCCGGTGGTCCACGAAGAATGTGAAGTTATGTCCGAATTGGGTCATCTACag GAAGCCATGCAATCTATTGCATTGGTAACCAAGGAGCCGAATGTTCTGCCGCAGGCCTCCGAGGAGCTTATACATGATGCCAAGGCCAGCATTAATCTATATCCAGAATCACCAGGCGGTGGTTCGGGTTCCCAGGGTGGCGGTTGCTCCAATTCCTTGGGTTCACGTAAAAGTTCCGTTTGCTCCATTAGCAGTATGAATAGCAGCGGTTCAAGCAATTCACCTGGTCATCATCACTATCAACGCTCTCTGTCGCAG ttTGTAACGCCCGCAATTCGCTTGAAACCTGGTGAATCCAGTGATAGTGGCTTTTGCTCATCGCCAGCTCTAACAACACag GCCTCGACTTCAACTAATCAGACACATGCCGTTTCCACTTGGCCACCACATTCCCAGGACGTTGTGGACACTCTACCACCCACAGCAGATCGTCCACATACCATTTCCACGGCCTATGAGAAGGGACATCAACGTCCGCCATTGACTGTCTATACATTTCAAAATCCAGAGACCATACATGAATCGAGCGGTAGTGGTAATATGGTGGCTACCAATGGTGGTAGTAATGGTAATAATGGAAATGGTGGCAATGGATCTGGTCAAAATACACCAGCAACTCAGAAGTCTCCAGCTGCAACTCTAAGTCGGCCTCCTTTGCCTGTT AAGCCCGCCCATGTG CGCTGCTCCTCATTGGAACGTCCTCTGTCTGCGCAGAGTAATCATCGACAGGGTAGTGGCAACTTGTTGCAACGTCAGTGCCCCTCGCCCATACCAGCTCATATCACTAAAG AGCTGTCCGCAGCCCATCAtgcacagcagcagcagcagcaacaatcacaacagcagcagcagcaatcacaacaacagcagcagcagacggTACCGCCCACTTATGTTAACATGTCCGAGTTGGCCAACATGGCAGCTTTAAAACTAAcgaaccaacaacaacaacagcaacagcagcagcagcaacaacaacaaccagcaGCAAAGCCATCGCCACCGCCTCTGCAGCAACAGAGTTCCATAGATTCTATAGGCTCGCAGCATTCCAATGATTCATCATCGGGCCAATTGcaccaccaacagcagcagcaccaccacaaTCACCAACACCACAACCAACACAATCCATCATTACAATTAGCCAGCACACGCTCCCATTCCATATCCTCGTCGGTGTCCTCGAATTCGCATCCTTCGATCGACTCTGCTGTGGCTGCTTCGCTTATGGGTCATCATAATGCCACCAATAGCAACACTACCACCACCACAACACCGTCCAGTGGCAGCTCAACGCCACAGAATCACTATTCCCCACTGTTAACTCAATCACCCACATCCACTGCTGCAGGTACACCCTCGGCTGCCAGTAGCACGGGCCTGGGTTTTGTCTATCAGGTGAATTCCCCGACACCGCCCACCAGTGAGATTCTAAAGATCACCGAGCAATCGGCTGGATCAGTCGACGGAGGGGAAACGGCAACCACAGAGACTGACGAAAGATCGCGTGCCTCCGTCTTGCAAAAGGCTTCAATGTTTGAAaaagcagcggcagcggcaacaTCGCCACCTCTGCCTGTTGGCCCTATTGCCGGTTCGGTGGCCCCCAATGGCGGTAGACGTTCCGAGGAGATGCGAGCAGCCGAACAACAGGAAATGG acAAATCTTTCGAAGATTCAATACAAGCactaaataatttaattggcGAATTAGACTCGTTTCAACGTGAGATCGATGAGGGCAAGGGCAAGCACAACAACAGcgccagcagcaacagtaacaacaacaacaatagtaACAACAATGGCAGTCTGAGCAGCAGTGATAACAACAACATATTGGCCACCAGCAACATTGATCTCTGCGCCATTAGCAATCAAACAAATTCCAGCGGCTGTGGCACCGATATATCCGATACCAATTCCGATGAACATCTCCAGCAACATCATGATCATCGTGAGCAACACGATGCCAGCGATTCGGAGCTGAGTCGTTGCTATGTGAGCGAGACGAGTTCGCTGACCGCTGGCTATGAGAATCCCACATTTGCCCATTTATCCCGCGAAGATCATCCATATAACAATGGCAGCGTCGGAACGGGCTATGCGGGAGCCTCGGATACCATATCGTTGTGTGCCTCATCGGATAGCGTGTGTCTGGGTCAGCCGCGACATGCCTATGTGGATACTTGCAGTGATAGCGGTAGCGCTGTGGTTGTGATCTATGATCATCAAATCCCTAACACACCGGATGTGGAATTTGTTAAACAGAATTCCGAAATAGTTGTCTTACGCACAAAAGATCCACAATCGCAATTGCAAATGCACGAGATGCGTGAATTGCAGCAATTGCCAACGAATCTAGCCGGTTCACCAGAATCATCGCCAGATTCAACAAAACCATCCATGCAGCCGCCGACAGCAACTGTGGCGCCCGCTAAGCAGCGACTCTCCTCGTTTCGTGCATCCAGTGAGCAGCAGTTGCAGTTACTTGGACGCAGTAGTCCGCAAAGAGGTAAAGATAAGGTTAAAGATCAACAGCCAGGGACAATAGACGAACCAACGGTGAAACGTACCACATTGCCACCAAAACCAACCAGCCTTAGCATTTTCAATGGTCCTACTCCTCCTCCAACAAGTGATAAACCTTTAATACCAAGAAAATCGGattttaaagccgatttagaTGCAAAAATACGCCGGCAAAAGCTAAAAGTTCAACAGCAATTgcaacagaagcagcagcaacagcagcaagaaCAACTACCACAGCAACTAttacaacaacatcagcaacaagcaacaacacaCTCACCACAGTCGCCCCCAACAGCAAGAAACTGTAATGTCACTAATCAAGCAGCCGTTGTTATAACATCCTCATCATCCATACCATCAACCACAACATTATTGAACTCAAATCCAAATCATAGAATGCCAAACATAACAGCAACATTTAACCATAAGACGCCCACAACAACATCtgaaccaccaccaccatcatcatcatcatcatcttctacatcaatatcatcatcatcaatatcTCCATCAGTCAATGCTCTTGCCCCCGCTGTGCCCGCCAGACCACCTCAGCCACAACCTCAAACTCAGCCACTTTCAACTCcaccaataccaataccaTCCCAAGCCAAGCCGTGTATTACGCCCAGGCCGGCCTCGTTGTCGTCTTCGTTGG gaggaggaggcggaggagcaatGGGCGGTGGTTCAACGCGCATAGCACGACGATCATCCATCAATCAGGCAAAACCACCGCCACCAGTTAGACGCAGTTCATCAGTCACACCCAGTCCCAATGCCACCATGGGG TCGTTCCGCACATCATCACCCGCCTCGGGAGGCAACAATGGCGGCGGCATTTATGCTCAACCCAAACTGGTCAATAGCATGTCCAGTTTTCGCACTAGCAGTCCAAGTCCAAATGGACatgcggcagcagcagcggctcACCCACTGCCACCGACACAGCCCAAGGCAAATCCGAATCTAATTGCACAGCTCAATGCACGACTCAACAGTAATAAGCAACATACTACTGATGGTGGAGGAGGAATCTATGGtaaccaccagcagcagcaacaacaacaccaacagcagcagcagcaatctgGAGGAGTTGTGGGCGATTCAATTTATATGCGCAGTGGCGGAATGTCGCATTTGCCACAGCAGCAACACTTTGACG ACTATGCCACAAATAGCACAAATATTGAAAAGACTGGCAGTATAAGGGCCAAAACAAAGGCTGAATTCCTTGAGAATCTCAATGCTAAATTGGCCAAGCAAGGCATGTCTGGACGTGCATTTGCCGTACGTAATCTCATCAATAGTAAGGCCTTG cCGGATCCTCGTATTTGTCATGAGTCGCTGATGGATCAAATAAAACGCGGAGCCCCCTTGAAACGTAATCAGAAGATTAATGATCGCAGTGCTCcaaaaatacattaa